One window of Streptomyces sp. FIT100 genomic DNA carries:
- a CDS encoding DUF3592 domain-containing protein translates to MTDGMDTALIVFAGFTLLGGVVALLAGAYGLHRTRRITARGGTAVALVKPAAPGADRPLLQYETGDGRVVEVPAPAPPGRGRPLTPGSTVRISYDTDDPRDVVLLGHERGRVDRAFVLVGVMAVFIGLTLAVLAF, encoded by the coding sequence ATGACTGACGGTATGGACACGGCGCTGATCGTCTTCGCGGGTTTCACCCTCCTCGGCGGGGTCGTGGCGCTGCTCGCCGGTGCGTACGGCCTGCACCGCACCCGGCGGATCACGGCACGGGGCGGCACCGCCGTCGCGCTCGTCAAGCCCGCCGCCCCCGGCGCCGACCGGCCGCTGCTCCAGTACGAGACCGGGGACGGCCGGGTCGTGGAGGTCCCCGCACCCGCCCCGCCGGGCCGCGGGCGGCCCCTCACCCCCGGCTCCACTGTCCGGATCTCGTACGACACCGACGACCCGCGCGATGTCGTCCTGCTCGGCCATGAGCGCGGACGTGTCGACCGCGCTTTCGTGCTCGTGGGGGTGATGGCGGTGTTCATCGGGCTGACGCTGGCGGTCCTCGCGTTCTGA
- a CDS encoding DUF3068 domain-containing protein, which produces MHRRASLVLLAFAVFFAALAPVLRWYAFPRLAKIPPSQYQEMVLEAKPATLLQYDTMEAKEVEKVTIVQTLKGNVEESAKIERDAGRDVVVWDSLSYVEGPDGKMVSQIPERYIFDAHTQAPVHATGEMVDGDAVRREGIEFKWPFLTEKRDYEYFDAQTRTSAPIHYKGTRTFRGLEVYYFEQTIPWTKVPYPKVMPLPGIDATTLEKQTGTTRWYTTKRMFWVEPLTGAPVNGEEIHSEELRGGSLLGGRDKVTAFSGHVKMREDYIDYTVELVSSNRTLVLLLVSYLPWSFLTLGAGLLVLSLWLEARSRRPEGPAVEERTPEPVSV; this is translated from the coding sequence ATGCACCGCCGAGCCAGCCTCGTCCTCCTCGCCTTCGCCGTCTTCTTCGCCGCCCTCGCGCCGGTACTGCGCTGGTACGCCTTCCCGCGGCTCGCGAAGATCCCGCCCAGCCAGTACCAGGAGATGGTGCTGGAGGCGAAGCCCGCGACCCTGCTCCAGTACGACACGATGGAGGCGAAGGAAGTCGAGAAGGTCACCATCGTCCAGACCCTCAAGGGGAACGTCGAGGAGTCGGCGAAGATCGAGCGGGACGCCGGACGGGACGTCGTCGTGTGGGACTCGCTGTCGTACGTCGAGGGCCCCGACGGCAAGATGGTCTCCCAGATCCCCGAGCGCTACATCTTCGACGCCCACACCCAGGCGCCCGTGCACGCGACCGGCGAGATGGTCGACGGTGACGCGGTCCGGCGCGAGGGCATCGAGTTCAAATGGCCCTTCCTGACCGAGAAGCGGGACTACGAGTACTTCGACGCCCAGACCCGCACCTCCGCCCCCATCCACTACAAGGGGACGAGGACCTTCCGGGGCCTGGAGGTCTACTACTTCGAGCAGACGATCCCGTGGACCAAGGTCCCGTACCCGAAGGTGATGCCGCTGCCCGGCATCGACGCGACGACCCTGGAGAAGCAGACCGGTACCACCCGCTGGTACACGACGAAGCGGATGTTCTGGGTCGAGCCCCTCACCGGCGCCCCCGTCAACGGCGAGGAGATCCACAGCGAGGAGCTGCGCGGCGGCTCCCTGCTGGGCGGCCGGGACAAGGTCACGGCCTTCTCCGGCCATGTGAAGATGCGCGAGGACTACATCGACTACACCGTCGAGCTCGTGTCCTCGAACCGCACGCTGGTGCTGCTGCTCGTCTCTTATCTGCCGTGGAGCTTCCTGACCCTCGGCGCGGGCCTGCTCGTGCTCTCGCTCTGGCTGGAGGCGCGCTCCAGGCGGCCGGAAGGACCCGCCGTGGAGGAGCGCACCCCGGAGCCGGTCAGCGTCTGA
- the coaE gene encoding dephospho-CoA kinase, translating into MLKVGLTGGIGAGKSEVSRLFVSYGAVLIDADRIAREVVEPGTPGLAAVVEAFGSEILAADGTLDRPKLGSIVFADEARRAELNAIVHPLVGARSAELEAAARPDAVVVHDVPLLAENGLAALYDLVVVVDASPETQLDRLVRLRGMSESDARARMAAQVTREERRAVADLVIDNDGPLELLEPQVREVWAILEERARPS; encoded by the coding sequence ATGCTGAAGGTGGGCCTGACCGGTGGAATCGGCGCCGGCAAGAGCGAAGTGTCGCGACTGTTCGTGTCGTACGGGGCGGTGCTGATCGACGCCGACAGGATCGCCCGGGAGGTCGTCGAGCCCGGCACGCCCGGCCTCGCGGCCGTCGTCGAGGCGTTCGGGTCCGAGATCCTCGCCGCCGACGGCACCCTGGACCGGCCGAAACTCGGCTCGATCGTCTTCGCGGACGAGGCCCGCAGGGCCGAGCTCAACGCCATCGTGCATCCGCTCGTCGGGGCACGCTCGGCCGAGCTGGAGGCCGCCGCCCGGCCTGACGCGGTCGTCGTCCACGATGTGCCGCTGCTCGCCGAGAACGGGCTGGCGGCGCTCTACGACCTGGTCGTGGTCGTGGACGCGTCCCCGGAGACCCAGCTCGACCGGCTCGTCCGACTGCGCGGAATGAGCGAGTCCGATGCGCGGGCCCGGATGGCGGCGCAGGTGACGCGCGAGGAGCGGCGCGCCGTCGCGGACCTCGTCATCGACAACGACGGGCCGCTGGAGTTGCTGGAACCGCAGGTCCGTGAGGTGTGGGCGATCCTGGAGGAGCGCGCCCGCCCTTCGTAG
- a CDS encoding SPW_0924 family protein, translated as MRALAAAAIGLAPVLLVMLLIAVMDVPPGETSPQPLYTTVPGLKK; from the coding sequence ATGCGCGCCCTTGCCGCCGCCGCCATCGGGCTGGCCCCGGTGCTCCTCGTCATGCTGCTCATCGCCGTGATGGACGTACCCCCCGGGGAGACCTCGCCCCAGCCGCTGTACACCACCGTCCCCGGCCTCAAGAAGTAG
- the rpsA gene encoding 30S ribosomal protein S1 yields MTSSTETTATTPQVAVNDIGNEEAFLAAIDETIKYFNDGDIVDGVIVKVDRDEVLLDIGYKTEGVIPSRELSIKHDVDPNEVVAVGDEIEALVLQKEDKEGRLILSKKRAQYERAWGTIEKIKEEDGIVTGTVIEVVKGGLILDIGLRGFLPASLVEMRRVRDLQPYVGKELEAKIIELDKNRNNVVLSRRAWLEQTQSEVRQTFLTTLQKGQVRSGVVSSIVNFGAFVDLGGVDGLVHVSELSWKHIDHPSEVVEVGQEVTVEVLDVDMDRERVSLSLKATQEDPWQQFARTHQIGQVVPGKVTKLVPFGAFVRVDEGIEGLVHISELAERHVEIPEQVVQVNDEIFVKVIDIDLERRRISLSLKQANESFGADPASVEFDPTLYGMAASYDDQGNYIYPEGFDPETNDWLEGFETQREAWEGQYAEAQQRFEQHQAQVIKSREADEAAAAEGGAAAPAAAPQGGSYSSESDDNSGALASDEALAALREKLAGGQS; encoded by the coding sequence ATGACGAGCAGCACCGAGACCACCGCCACCACCCCGCAGGTTGCGGTCAACGACATCGGTAACGAGGAAGCCTTCCTCGCCGCGATCGACGAGACGATCAAGTACTTCAACGACGGCGACATCGTCGACGGCGTCATCGTGAAGGTCGACCGGGACGAGGTCCTGCTCGACATCGGTTACAAGACCGAAGGTGTCATCCCGAGCCGCGAGCTCTCGATCAAGCACGACGTCGACCCCAACGAGGTCGTGGCCGTCGGCGACGAGATCGAGGCCCTTGTCCTCCAGAAGGAGGACAAGGAAGGCCGCCTGATCCTCTCGAAGAAGCGCGCCCAGTACGAGCGTGCCTGGGGCACCATCGAGAAGATCAAGGAAGAGGACGGCATCGTCACCGGTACCGTCATCGAGGTCGTCAAGGGTGGTCTCATCCTCGACATCGGCCTCCGTGGCTTCCTCCCGGCCTCCCTGGTCGAGATGCGCCGCGTCCGCGACCTCCAGCCGTACGTCGGCAAGGAGCTCGAGGCCAAGATCATCGAGCTGGACAAGAACCGCAACAACGTGGTCCTGTCCCGCCGCGCCTGGCTGGAGCAGACCCAGTCCGAAGTCCGCCAGACGTTCCTCACGACCCTGCAGAAGGGTCAGGTCCGCTCCGGTGTGGTCTCCTCGATCGTCAACTTCGGTGCCTTCGTGGACCTGGGTGGCGTCGACGGCCTGGTGCACGTCTCCGAGCTGTCCTGGAAGCACATCGACCACCCGTCCGAGGTCGTCGAGGTCGGCCAGGAGGTCACCGTCGAGGTTCTCGACGTGGACATGGACCGCGAGCGTGTCTCCCTGTCGCTGAAGGCGACGCAGGAGGACCCGTGGCAGCAGTTCGCCCGTACGCACCAGATCGGCCAGGTCGTCCCGGGTAAGGTCACCAAGCTCGTTCCGTTCGGTGCGTTCGTCCGCGTGGACGAGGGCATCGAGGGTCTGGTCCACATCTCCGAGCTGGCCGAGCGCCACGTGGAGATCCCGGAGCAGGTCGTCCAGGTCAACGACGAGATCTTCGTCAAGGTCATCGACATCGACCTCGAGCGTCGCCGGATCTCGCTGTCCCTGAAGCAGGCCAACGAGTCCTTCGGTGCCGACCCGGCCTCGGTCGAGTTCGACCCGACGCTGTACGGCATGGCCGCGTCGTACGACGACCAGGGGAACTACATCTACCCCGAGGGCTTCGACCCGGAGACCAACGACTGGCTCGAGGGCTTCGAGACCCAGCGCGAGGCGTGGGAGGGCCAGTACGCCGAGGCGCAGCAGCGCTTCGAGCAGCACCAGGCCCAGGTCATCAAGAGCCGCGAGGCCGACGAGGCCGCCGCTGCCGAGGGCGGCGCCGCCGCTCCGGCCGCCGCGCCGCAGGGTGGTTCGTACTCCTCGGAGTCGGACGACAACTCCGGCGCCCTGGCGTCGGACGAGGCCCTGGCCGCGCTCCGCGAGAAGCTGGCCGGCGGCCAGAGCTGA
- the hrpB gene encoding ATP-dependent helicase HrpB: MIRTDALDALPVRTALPALERALAEHGTAVLCAPPGTGKTTLVPLALAERGARVVVAEPRRIAARAAARRMAWLLGEQTGGRVGFTVRGERAVSRETVVEVVTTGVLLQRLQRDQELPGADVVILDECHERHLDADTVAAFLLDVRETLRPELRLVAASATTDAAGWARLLGGAPVVEAEGVAHPVEVVWAPPARPVRPPHGMRVDPAQLAHVASVVRRGLAERTGDVLCFLPGAGEIARVAGLLADADADVLQVHGRAPAAVQDAVLAGSGDGRRRVVLATSVAESSLTVPGVRVVVDSGLAREPRTDHARGIGSLTTVRASQAAARQRAGRAGREAPGTVYRCWSEAEYGRLPRFPAPEIRIADLTAFALQAACWGDPDASGLALLDPPPGGAMAAARSVLSAIGAVDASGRATERGARMSRMGLHPRLARALVDGGPEVGVRRAAEVVALLSEEPPREYGDDLAAAWRAARRGGDAYGALWRAEARRLENAAASEAGRRTGQLSDDTVAGFVAALAFPERVARGRGEGAYLMVSGTGAELGEGSRLRSAPWLAVAVADRPAHAASARVRLAAVVDEETARTAASHLRSSGEEVHWEDGDVVARQVERLGAVELAVRPLKEPGPGLVRHALLEGLRREGLGLLSWSRDAGALRQRLAFVHRVLGAPWPDVSDGALLERAAEWLEPELSRARRRADLARIDVGQALQRLLPWASGEAARLDELAPERIEVPSGSRIRVDYGGEQPVLAVKLQEVFGLQETPRLAGVPVLVHLLSPAGRPAAVTADLASFWREGYRAVRAELRGRYPKHPWPEDPTTAEPTRRTNRGAARDVGR; the protein is encoded by the coding sequence ATGATCCGAACCGACGCACTCGACGCGCTTCCCGTACGCACCGCCCTGCCCGCGCTGGAGCGGGCCCTGGCGGAACACGGGACGGCGGTGCTGTGCGCGCCGCCCGGCACGGGGAAGACGACGCTCGTGCCGCTCGCGCTGGCCGAGCGGGGTGCACGGGTCGTGGTCGCCGAGCCGCGCCGGATCGCCGCGCGGGCGGCGGCGCGGCGCATGGCGTGGCTGCTGGGCGAGCAGACCGGCGGGCGGGTCGGCTTCACCGTGCGCGGGGAGCGAGCCGTGTCCCGGGAGACGGTCGTCGAGGTCGTCACCACGGGTGTGCTGCTCCAGCGTCTCCAGCGGGACCAGGAGCTGCCCGGCGCCGATGTCGTGATCCTCGACGAGTGCCATGAGCGGCATCTGGACGCGGACACGGTGGCGGCGTTCCTGCTCGACGTCCGCGAGACGCTGCGGCCGGAGCTGCGGCTGGTGGCGGCATCGGCCACGACGGACGCCGCCGGGTGGGCGCGGCTGCTGGGCGGTGCTCCGGTGGTCGAGGCCGAGGGGGTCGCGCATCCGGTGGAGGTGGTCTGGGCGCCCCCGGCCCGGCCGGTGCGTCCGCCGCACGGGATGCGGGTGGATCCGGCGCAGCTGGCGCATGTGGCGTCGGTGGTGCGGCGGGGGCTGGCCGAGCGCACGGGTGACGTGCTGTGTTTTCTGCCCGGTGCCGGGGAGATCGCCCGGGTCGCCGGGCTGCTCGCGGATGCGGACGCCGACGTGCTTCAGGTGCACGGCCGGGCGCCGGCGGCGGTGCAGGACGCGGTGCTCGCCGGTTCCGGCGACGGCCGCCGCCGGGTCGTGCTGGCGACGTCGGTCGCGGAGTCGTCGCTGACCGTCCCGGGTGTGCGGGTCGTCGTCGACTCGGGCCTCGCACGTGAGCCGCGCACCGATCACGCCCGGGGCATCGGCTCGCTGACGACCGTACGGGCGTCGCAGGCGGCGGCGCGGCAGCGCGCCGGCCGGGCGGGGCGCGAGGCACCGGGCACGGTCTACCGCTGCTGGTCGGAGGCGGAGTACGGGCGGCTGCCGCGCTTCCCGGCGCCGGAGATCCGGATCGCGGACCTGACGGCGTTCGCACTCCAGGCGGCCTGCTGGGGCGATCCGGACGCCTCGGGTCTCGCCCTGCTGGACCCCCCTCCCGGTGGCGCGATGGCCGCGGCCCGCTCGGTGCTCTCCGCGATCGGCGCGGTCGACGCGTCGGGCCGTGCCACGGAGCGCGGCGCACGGATGTCCCGCATGGGCCTGCACCCCCGGCTCGCCCGCGCCCTGGTCGACGGCGGGCCCGAGGTGGGCGTCCGGCGCGCCGCCGAGGTGGTGGCGCTGCTGAGCGAGGAGCCGCCGCGGGAGTACGGCGACGACCTCGCCGCCGCCTGGCGAGCGGCCCGCCGAGGCGGCGACGCGTACGGTGCGCTCTGGCGCGCGGAGGCGAGGCGGCTGGAGAACGCGGCCGCCTCCGAGGCCGGGCGGCGGACGGGACAGCTCTCCGATGACACCGTCGCCGGGTTCGTCGCCGCGCTCGCCTTCCCCGAGCGGGTCGCCCGCGGCCGGGGCGAGGGCGCCTATCTGATGGTCTCCGGGACGGGCGCCGAGCTCGGTGAGGGCTCGCGGCTGCGCAGTGCGCCGTGGCTCGCCGTGGCCGTCGCGGACCGGCCCGCGCACGCCGCATCGGCGCGGGTGCGGCTCGCGGCCGTCGTGGACGAGGAGACGGCGCGTACGGCCGCCTCGCATCTGCGGAGCAGCGGCGAGGAGGTGCACTGGGAGGACGGCGACGTCGTCGCCCGGCAGGTCGAGCGACTGGGCGCGGTGGAGCTGGCCGTGCGCCCGCTGAAGGAGCCAGGCCCCGGCCTCGTGCGCCACGCCCTGCTGGAGGGGCTGCGCCGCGAAGGGCTCGGGCTGCTGTCCTGGTCCCGGGATGCGGGTGCGCTGCGGCAGCGGCTGGCGTTCGTGCACCGGGTGCTCGGCGCCCCCTGGCCTGACGTGTCGGACGGCGCCCTGCTGGAGCGCGCCGCAGAGTGGCTGGAGCCTGAGCTGTCCCGGGCGCGCCGCCGGGCGGACCTGGCCCGTATCGACGTCGGTCAGGCGCTCCAGCGGCTGCTCCCCTGGGCGAGCGGCGAGGCGGCCCGGCTCGACGAGCTCGCGCCGGAGCGGATCGAGGTGCCGAGCGGCTCGCGGATACGGGTCGACTACGGCGGTGAGCAGCCCGTGCTGGCGGTGAAGCTCCAGGAGGTCTTCGGGCTCCAGGAGACGCCGCGCCTCGCCGGAGTCCCCGTACTCGTCCATCTTCTCTCCCCCGCCGGGCGGCCCGCCGCCGTCACCGCGGACCTGGCCTCGTTCTGGCGGGAGGGATACCGGGCGGTGCGGGCGGAGCTGCGCGGGCGCTATCCGAAGCACCCGTGGCCGGAGGACCCGACGACGGCGGAGCCGACGCGCAGGACCAACCGGGGCGCCGCACGGGACGTCGGACGCTGA
- a CDS encoding PAC2 family protein: MVDPQGLYEWEPKGLAVVDMALAQESAGLVMLYHFDGYIDAGETGEQIVESLLDSLPHQVVARFDHDRLVDYRARRPLLTFRRDRWTAYETPVIEVRLVQDATGAPFLLLSGPEPDVEWERFAAAVRQIVERLGVRLSVNFHGIPMGVPHTRPVGITPHGNRTDLMPGHRSPFDEAQVPGSAEALVEYRLMQSGHDVLGVAAHVPHYVARSSYPDAALTALEAITAATGLVLPDVAHALRVQAQRTQTEIDRQIGEGDEELVSLVQGLEHQYDAMAGAETRGSLVAEPVDLPSADEIGREFERFLAEREEDKP; the protein is encoded by the coding sequence GTGGTTGATCCGCAGGGTTTGTACGAGTGGGAGCCCAAGGGCCTGGCCGTCGTCGACATGGCGCTCGCGCAGGAGTCGGCCGGACTGGTCATGCTCTACCACTTCGACGGATACATCGACGCGGGGGAGACCGGTGAGCAGATCGTCGAGTCGCTGCTGGACTCGCTTCCGCACCAGGTGGTCGCGCGGTTCGACCACGACCGGCTCGTCGACTACCGTGCGCGCAGGCCGCTGCTGACCTTCCGGCGTGACCGCTGGACGGCGTACGAGACCCCCGTCATCGAGGTCCGGCTGGTCCAGGACGCCACGGGCGCGCCCTTCCTGCTGCTCTCGGGGCCCGAGCCGGATGTCGAGTGGGAGCGCTTCGCCGCCGCCGTACGGCAGATCGTCGAGCGGCTCGGCGTGCGCCTGTCCGTGAACTTCCACGGCATCCCCATGGGCGTCCCGCACACCCGCCCCGTCGGCATCACCCCGCACGGCAACCGCACCGACCTCATGCCCGGCCATCGCAGCCCCTTCGACGAGGCCCAGGTGCCGGGCAGCGCGGAGGCGCTCGTCGAGTACCGGCTGATGCAGTCCGGACACGACGTCCTCGGCGTCGCCGCGCACGTACCGCACTACGTCGCCCGCTCGTCCTACCCCGACGCGGCGCTCACCGCGCTCGAAGCGATCACGGCCGCGACGGGACTGGTGCTGCCGGACGTCGCACACGCCCTGCGCGTCCAGGCCCAGCGGACCCAGACAGAGATCGACCGCCAGATCGGCGAGGGCGACGAGGAGCTGGTGAGCCTGGTCCAGGGGCTCGAGCACCAGTACGACGCGATGGCGGGCGCGGAGACACGCGGCAGTCTCGTGGCCGAGCCCGTCGACCTGCCCTCCGCCGACGAGATCGGCCGGGAGTTCGAGCGCTTCCTCGCCGAGCGCGAGGAAGACAAACCCTAG
- a CDS encoding class I SAM-dependent methyltransferase, with the protein MIQGYEPDDQPGPEPEYEPEATRRAAGDAESSRASRGWWDRNADEYQHEHGTFLGDDRFVWGPEGLDEAEARLLGPAESLKGKDVLEIGAGAAQCSRWLAAQGARPVALDLSHRQLQHALRIGGGFPLVEADAGALPFADGSFDLACAAYGAVPFVSDPVAVFREVGRVLRPGGRWVFSVTHPIRWAFPDEPGPEGLSVAASYFDRTPYVEQDERGRAVYVEHHRTIGDRVRDVVAGGFRLLDLVEPEWPAWNHQEWGGWSPLRGNLIPGTAIFVCERD; encoded by the coding sequence ATGATCCAAGGGTACGAACCGGACGACCAGCCGGGGCCGGAACCGGAGTACGAACCGGAGGCCACCCGGCGTGCCGCAGGCGACGCGGAGAGCAGCCGGGCCAGCCGCGGCTGGTGGGACCGCAACGCGGACGAGTACCAGCACGAGCACGGGACGTTCCTCGGCGACGACCGCTTCGTCTGGGGGCCGGAAGGGCTCGACGAGGCGGAGGCGCGGCTGCTCGGGCCCGCGGAGTCGCTGAAAGGCAAGGACGTCCTGGAGATCGGGGCCGGTGCGGCGCAGTGCTCGCGCTGGCTGGCCGCACAGGGCGCGCGCCCGGTGGCGCTCGACCTCTCGCACCGCCAGTTGCAGCACGCCCTGCGCATCGGCGGCGGCTTCCCGCTCGTCGAGGCGGACGCCGGGGCGCTGCCCTTCGCCGACGGCTCCTTCGACCTGGCCTGCGCCGCCTATGGGGCGGTGCCGTTCGTGTCCGACCCGGTGGCGGTCTTCCGCGAGGTGGGGCGGGTCCTGCGACCGGGCGGCCGGTGGGTCTTCTCGGTGACGCATCCGATCCGCTGGGCGTTCCCCGACGAGCCGGGGCCCGAGGGCCTGAGCGTGGCGGCCTCGTACTTCGACCGCACGCCCTACGTCGAGCAGGACGAGCGAGGGCGTGCCGTCTATGTGGAGCACCATCGGACGATCGGCGACCGGGTGCGGGACGTGGTGGCCGGGGGCTTCCGGCTGCTGGACCTGGTCGAGCCGGAGTGGCCCGCGTGGAACCACCAGGAGTGGGGCGGCTGGTCGCCGCTGCGCGGGAATCTGATCCCGGGGACGGCGATCTTCGTCTGCGAGCGGGACTGA
- a CDS encoding lytic transglycosylase domain-containing protein, giving the protein MAALFGRRLRKGATTTAVAAAAVAALSASQAPGVTPTTTGGEGSASESATPPETSATGNSPYYTDLPPLNTPNKPGASINLPVATGPAEAGIPATVLGAYKQAEAALAASDPACRLPWQLLAAIGKVESGQARGGRVDANGTTTSAILGPVLNGVGFANISDTDDGAYDGDRTHDRAVGPMQFIPSTWAGWGQDGNGDGRKDPNNIYDAALAAGKYLCAGGRDLSVPSDLDRAILSYNHSQEYLRTVLSWFEYYKRGTHQVPDGTGVLPVGRSDSSSGASPSPTAPVTPGPSAGPSQPVGTPSPTPPPTTTPPMTPPPTKPGGGATTPPAPSPTETVTVVEDAAGGQLTAVAGQEFAQPVKARAKNARGLAVPGASLVVEVVGDTDARFSGDRRSVVVRTGADGVAVAPALLAGERTGDFTVRVTVAGRVAPRLDRTATVTQRQADELTRAGDKELTAAPGAEFADAVEVRAAFDGAAAAGVSVTATMITAADDPAENTKGPYFKDAEGNPVRTLTELRTGADGALVLPKIYADDQTGTFLLRLTAPGGATLTIELQVAAPPAEPSAPATPTP; this is encoded by the coding sequence ATGGCAGCGCTATTCGGCCGCCGGCTGCGCAAGGGAGCAACCACCACCGCAGTGGCCGCGGCCGCCGTGGCGGCGCTCTCCGCGTCACAGGCGCCGGGTGTCACGCCCACCACGACCGGAGGAGAGGGCAGTGCGTCCGAGTCGGCCACGCCCCCGGAGACCTCGGCCACCGGCAACTCCCCGTACTACACGGACCTGCCCCCGCTCAACACCCCGAACAAGCCGGGCGCTTCCATCAATCTGCCGGTCGCGACAGGTCCGGCCGAAGCGGGCATACCGGCCACCGTGCTGGGCGCCTACAAGCAGGCGGAGGCAGCCCTGGCGGCCTCCGACCCCGCCTGCCGGCTGCCCTGGCAACTGCTCGCGGCGATCGGCAAGGTCGAGTCGGGCCAGGCGCGCGGCGGTCGTGTCGACGCCAACGGCACGACGACCTCCGCGATCCTCGGCCCGGTCCTCAACGGCGTGGGCTTTGCGAACATTTCGGACACCGACGACGGCGCGTACGACGGTGACCGCACCCACGACCGGGCTGTCGGGCCGATGCAGTTCATCCCGTCCACCTGGGCCGGCTGGGGCCAGGACGGCAACGGTGACGGCCGCAAGGACCCGAACAACATCTACGACGCAGCCCTCGCGGCCGGCAAGTACCTCTGCGCCGGCGGCCGTGATCTGTCCGTGCCGTCCGATCTGGACCGGGCGATCCTGAGCTACAACCACTCGCAGGAGTACCTGCGGACGGTGCTGTCCTGGTTCGAGTACTACAAGCGCGGCACCCACCAGGTCCCGGACGGCACGGGCGTGCTGCCCGTCGGCCGCAGCGACAGTTCCTCCGGTGCGAGCCCCTCGCCGACCGCACCCGTCACCCCTGGCCCCAGCGCCGGCCCCTCGCAGCCTGTCGGTACCCCCAGCCCGACGCCGCCGCCCACGACGACCCCGCCCATGACGCCGCCGCCGACGAAGCCGGGCGGCGGTGCCACCACGCCGCCCGCCCCGTCGCCGACCGAGACCGTCACCGTGGTCGAGGACGCGGCCGGAGGGCAGCTCACCGCCGTCGCGGGCCAGGAGTTCGCGCAGCCCGTCAAGGCCCGCGCGAAGAACGCCCGAGGGCTCGCCGTTCCCGGCGCCAGTCTGGTCGTCGAGGTCGTCGGTGACACGGACGCCCGCTTCAGCGGGGACCGCCGCTCCGTCGTCGTACGCACCGGGGCGGACGGTGTTGCCGTGGCGCCCGCGCTCCTCGCGGGAGAGCGGACCGGTGACTTCACCGTGCGCGTCACCGTCGCCGGCCGGGTGGCCCCCCGCCTGGACCGGACGGCGACCGTCACCCAGCGCCAGGCCGACGAGCTCACCAGGGCCGGCGACAAGGAGCTGACCGCGGCGCCGGGCGCCGAGTTCGCCGACGCGGTCGAGGTCAGGGCCGCGTTCGACGGTGCCGCCGCCGCGGGTGTGTCGGTCACCGCCACCATGATCACCGCGGCCGACGACCCGGCCGAGAACACCAAGGGGCCGTACTTCAAGGACGCCGAGGGCAACCCGGTCCGGACCCTGACCGAGCTGAGGACCGGCGCCGACGGTGCCCTCGTCCTGCCGAAGATCTACGCCGACGACCAGACGGGCACGTTCCTGCTCCGCCTCACCGCACCTGGCGGCGCGACGCTCACCATCGAGCTCCAGGTCGCCGCGCCGCCGGCCGAGCCGAGCGCCCCCGCCACCCCGACCCCCTAG